GAAAGAGCCTGGAACAGATATGGTACTGACTATGGGGATAAGATTGAAAGGTCGAATTCGGCCCTTGGTCATGGCGATGTAAAAATATGGCAAAATGAAAGGGGAAATGCGGAAATTAGAGAAACAGATAGAGTTGATCATTGACTCGGATAGCAGAGAGGAAAGTGGGAAGATGCTAAAGGAAACTCGCAAAAGGCTTGACTTTCTCTATGCTAGGGAAGAAAGCTACTGGGCTCAAAGGTCTCGGTCAAGATGGCTAAGGGAGGGTGATCAAAACACTAGGTTTTTTCATGCTAAAGCCTCAGGTCGcttaaaaaagaattatattgaGAAGCTGAAAGATGCGGCAGGAAATTGGGTGACAAAAAGTAAAGACATTAGTATGGTGGCTAAAGATTATTTTGCGAGTTTGTTCCGATCAAATGGTCAAAATGCCAATATCCAAGAGATGGGATATATAAGGGAGTGCATGACGAGGGAAGCAAATGAATGGCTTAATATGGCCTATACGGAAAGTGAGGTCCTCCAGGCTATCAAGCAGATGGATCCGAATAAAGCCCCTAGAATTGATGGTCTTTCGGGAAACTTCTTCAAGCACCATTGGGAGATAGTGGGAAAAGACACCATTAAATTCTGCATGGATGTCCTTAACGGAAACAAAAACATCTCTTGTTTAAATGATACTATGATCATTTTAATTCCTAAGACTAGAGACCCTTGTGAGCTTACTAATTTTCGTCCTATTAGCTTATATAGGCATGTCTACAAGATTATCGCAAAGGTGTAGGCCAACAGGTTAAAAGCTGTCCTACCTAGCTGCATTAGccaaaatcaaagtgctttCGTGCCGGGAAGGATGATACACGACAATATCCTAATTGCGCATGAGCTCCTCCATTACCTTCAAAGTTCAAAGAATGGTCCCAATAAAGGGCTCGTGGTCAAGCTCGACATGAGCAAAGCTTACGACCGCGTTGAATGGAATTTCATTGAAACAGTTATGAAGAAAATGGGATTTGAAGGGAAGTGGattgaaaaaattatggaaTGTGTTCGCTCGGTTAAGTATACGGTTAAATGCAATAATGTTCTATCCGATACTATTATCTCGGAGAGGGGTCTCCGTAAGGGGATCCCCTCTCcccttatttgtttttgttctgTATGGAAGCATTTTCGAGAATGCTTATCAACTCACaggaaaataaaactttaagaGGTATTCGGGCGAGCAGGAACGGCCCTAGAATAAATCACCTGTTCTTTGCTGATGATGCACTTTTGTTTGTCAGGAATAAAACGAGAGATATGGAGAGTCTTGCGAATATGCTTAGTATCTTCTCTAATATTTCAGGGCAAGAGATTAGCTTCGATAAGTCAATGGTCTTTTTTAGTCCAAACACCTCACGTGATCAGAGAACAATCCTTAGTGGAATCCTTGGCATGACGGtggtagaaaaattaaataattacttaggCCTTCCTATTCCAATTGGTAAGAAGAAAACAACAGCTTTTCAAGAGATAACTAATAGACTGTCTTACAGGATGAACAGCTGGACAAAGAGACTGCTCTCGTATGGAGGAAAGGAAGTCTTCATTAAAACGGTTCTTCAATCTATCTCTACGTATGTTATGTCATTTTTTTGGCTCCCAAAGGTGTCATTGAAAAAATACAGGCTAAGCTTAGCAGAACATGGTGGGCTGGGAAAGAAAAAGGTGGATTCTGGACAATGGTTCCTTGGAAGACTCTGTGCAAACCGAAGGCTATGGGGGGACTTGCAATAAGAGATATTCGATTATTCAACTTGGCCCTTTTAAGGCGTCAAGTGTGGAGACTAATAAACAGCACAGATTCTCTTTGCTTCAAAGTATTTCCCTGATGGAAACATCTTTAATGCAAAAAAGGTGGACAAAGCCTCATTTACTTGGTCAAGCATTGCGACTGCGGCGGAAGCTCTTAAAGTCAGTTTTGGCTGGCAGATTGGTAATGGCGAGAAGATTAATATTCGGGCTGACAATTGGGGTCTGGAAGGGCTCAATAGGGATGCTATCTTAAGCAACACTCTAAATCATAATGAAAAGAGTGTGAAAGTTCTCTGGCATGCGGATTGTAGAAGGTGGAATGTTAACAAAGTTAAACAAGTGTACGGGCATGACTGGGGTGACAAGATCTACGATATTCCCATTAGAAATGAGAACCAGGAAGACAAAATGATATGGTTCCACAACCCTCATGGGTGCTTTACTTCAAAGTCTGCCTATTCCTGGCTGTTGTTGAAGGAAATGGGATTTGGCCCACATAGGTATTTCTGGAAAGCTTATGGAAGCTTGACACTTTACCGAAGATCCGTGTTTTTTCATGGAGGGTGGGTCATGAAATTCTCCTTACGAATAGTAAGATCGCCACAATCAGACAGGGATTTGACAAGGGGTGCCAAAGATGTGGAGCTGAGTCCGAAACGGTGCTACATGTGTTAAAAGGCTGCCCAACGTCGAGAGCTGTCCTTTCGATAGGAGGATGGTCTAGGAGCTTTATTTCCAAGAATTATGATCACCGTATTGATTGGTGGAAGATTTGATCGTGTTCTTGACAAGAGAGCCATGGGCGATCGATGACAACGCTATGGAGCTATGGAATAGCAGGAATAACTACATCTTTAGAGGAAAAGCAGAGGAGGCTCAGCTGATATGGGAAAGAGCTAGCAACTTGAGCAAGGAGTTTAGAATTTGTAACATGCTAGAAGAACCATTACTTTCAAACAACATCGTGGAGAGGAAGTGGAAAAAACCGCCTAAgggtttcattaaaataaactttgatgCTGCAGTAGGTGAAAACAGAATAGGGTATGGGACGATTATAAGGGATGAAGAAGGCTTTGTTTTAGGAGGCGGTGGGGGTTTTAAAGAGCTTAGGTTGTTGGTGGAAGAGGCTGAATGCATGGCTTTTGAAGAAAGCATTAACGTGGCGCGTAGATTGAAGTTAAAAGAGCATGTCTGTTGAAGCGGACCACGTGGGGTAGTCAGcgtaattaataatttagacaaagaCGTCACTGTTATTGGCGCACGGATCAAGGAATGCAAagttgcttttaatttttttaaatctgccAAGTTAGTTTGGATCGAACGGTCATGTAATAATGTAGCCCATTTACtttgtaaaaaaatgtttagCGAGGCCATAAACAGTTTGTTTGAAATGGATTATCCGTCGGACATCCATAATCTTTGTAATTAAGTGATGTTTAAGTAATAAATTGTGTTGACCCTTGTGGtcgttttgtttcaaaaaaaagtaTGTACTTTGGTAGTacattgaccaagtttttttagctctttagggggGAAGTGATATTGAGTGAGTAGGGGTTATCCAGGGCATTTCCCACGCCCATCGCATGTCTGGACGTCGGTGCCCCCCACCGGTTAGGTTCCGTGATGCTCTGGCGATCCGTCCGTGAGCATCGAGGATATCTGAAAAGGATGAGCAAGTCCTCCCAATACAAAACTAGAATTCAAATATCGTTAAATGTTCGGTACCCAATAATATGAATGAACCGTCCCGGTCCTTCCCTAATCCAAAGGTAGAATTTGGATACACAACAATGAAAGAATCATCCCGCTCACTCCCCTTTTACAACAAGAGCCTCaagcaccttggtggctcggatatgcgggagcctcgagcaccatcggcaccttggtgctcggatgtgcgggagcctcggccaccatcggcaaccttggtactcggatgtgcgggagcctcgaccaccatcgacaccttggtgctAGGATGTGCGGAAGCCTCGAGCACCAAAGCTAAAGTTGGGCCCCTGTTGGTGCGAGAGCGTCGAGCTAAAAAAAGTGTCCCCATTTCAGACATATGAAGGTCGCCTGGTAGCGTATTGACAaagtttttttagctctttacGGGGGAAGTGATATTGAGCGAGCAGGGGTTGTCCAGGGCACTACCCACGCCTATCTCATGCCCGGACGTCGGTGCCCCCCACCGCCGGTTAGGTTCCCGGTGGTGCTCCGGCGATCCATCCCGGCAGTGCTCCGGTGATCCATCTGGCGGCGCTCCGGCGATCCATCCGGACATGTAGAAAATGATACAGCGAGCAGTCCCGGTCCCTCCCCTTTTAGAACAAGAGCCTCCAGCACCTggcagcatcggcaccttgtGGCTCGGATGTACGGGAGCCttgagcaccatcggcaccttggtgttGGGACGTGCGGGAGCCTTgagcagcatcggcaccttggtgctgggatgtgcgggagccttgagcagcatcggcaccttggtgcctcggatgtgcgggagcctcgagcagcatcggcaccttggtgcttggatgtggaGGAGCCTCgtgcaccatcggcaccttggtgctcggatgtgcgggagcctcgagcagaatcgacaccttggtggcttggatgtgcgggagcctcgagcagcatcggcaccttagtgctgggatgtgcgggagcccCGAGCcacatcggcaccttggtgtctcggatgtgcgggagacTCGAGCTGCTCAGACATGTTGGGGAGCTAAGTGGAATTGGCCCAAAAAAACTGTCCGTGTTTCAGACATGTTGGGGAGCTCCCCACAGCCGGCaacttggtggctcggatgtgcgggagcctcgcgCAGCACCGGTACCTTGGTGCCTCGGATGCACCGGAGCCCcgagcagcatcggcaccttggtggcttgaatgtgcgggagcctcgagcatcATCGGCACCTAGGAGGTCGGATGTGCCGGAGCCTCAAGCACCACCCGTACCTTGGTacctcggatgtgcgggagcctcgagcaccatcggtaaCTTTGGCCCCTGTTGGTGCGGAAGCGTTGGGCTAAAAAAAGTGTCCCTGTTTTAGACGTATGGAACCTAAAAAAAATGACCCTGTTTCAGACACATGTATGTCGCCTGGTAGCTCTCTCAGCGGTAGcgttttagcatttttttctttttcctccaaGATTCTGGCGATTCTGTTTCTTGCTCTCGTGTTCGTGTGTGTCTGCCTTGGTTTTCAATGGCAGTAGCAGTGGGTTGAGGGTTTTTGGATGTTGCGTAGCGGTGCTTTTTGGTTGTTTCTATCCCTCTTCGCTGGTGTTTGTGATACGTGGTCTGTTGATGAGGGTTTTCGTCAATGTCCAGTTGATAGAGACGGTTCTTGATAGGCACGATTGACGACCTGGCTGATTCTTTGAATGTGCTGTACGGAGTTCTAACTTGATGCGACAGGTTCTGTGCTTGGCTTTGGTCGGATTGGATGTTTTCTGGCAGGCTTTTGAGTAGTTTTTTGGTGATTTCTATTCGCCTTCTTTTGATTCTTGAGTTTTTGTGGTGCTCGCATGCAAAACAAGATTTTGGCTACGTGGGTTTTGCATGGTCATTCGGGTGTATGCGATAGAAATTTTTGCGGTGGGCCCGCGGTGGCCAGAAAAGTTATCCCTATTGACTTTTCTACGTTCCATTATCATTGTTCTTGCAtgttttaagggttttttaattattgcatttttgCAT
This sequence is a window from Gossypium raimondii isolate GPD5lz chromosome 5, ASM2569854v1, whole genome shotgun sequence. Protein-coding genes within it:
- the LOC105767066 gene encoding uncharacterized protein LOC105767066, whose translation is MLKETRKRLDFLYAREESYWAQRSRSRWLREGDQNTRFFHAKASGRLKKNYIEKLKDAAGNWVTKSKDISMVAKDYFASLFRSNGQNANIQEMGYIRECMTREANEWLNMAYTESEVLQAIKQMDPNKAPRIDGLSGNFFKHHWEIVGKDTIKFCMDVLNGNKNISCLNDTMIILIPKTRDPCELTNFRPISLYRHVYKIIAKVNKTRDMESLANMLSIFSNISGQEISFDKSMVFFSPNTSRDQRTILSGILGMTVVEKLNNYLGLPIPIGKKKTTAFQEITNRLSYRMNSWTKRLLSYGGKEVFIKTAKLSRTWWAGKEKGGFWTMVPWKTLCKPKAMGGLAIRDIRLFNLALLRRQVDKASFTWSSIATAAEALKVSFGWQIGNGEKINIRADNWGLEGLNRDAILSNTLNHNEKSVKVLWHADCRRWNVNKVKQVYGHDWGDKIYDIPIRNENQEDKMIWFHNPHGCFTSKSAYSWLLLKEMGFGPHRYFWKAYGSLTLYRRSVFFHGGWVMKFSLRIVRSPQSDRDLTRGAKDVELSPKRCYMC
- the LOC128041080 gene encoding uncharacterized protein LOC128041080, which gives rise to MELWNSRNNYIFRGKAEEAQLIWERASNLSKEFRICNMLEEPLLSNNIVERKWKKPPKGFIKINFDAAVGENRIGYGTIIRDEEGFVLGGGGGFKELRLLVEEAECMAFEESINVARRLKLKEHVC